From Bradyrhizobium sp. 4:
GCACGCAGCTTGCAAGCCATTCTCTGGCCGGGGGAATTGATTTTAACGAGGTCACGGAAGAGGTTAGTCTGGGTTAACTCGCAAACCGCGCCTGCCGTTCCCCAGGGAACCAATGACACACAAGCGGCTTTCTATAGTGGTATCAAGCGTAGGTTCCCGGCAAGGGAAACGGGCTCCTGCTTTCTTGTCAATGGCATCACCGTGAACAAGACAATTCAAACTGTCGAGAGTGCCGCAGCCGGCAGCACTTTCCTCATCGAAGACGTCTATCCCCTGATCGACGGCGGGCGCTTCGCCGTGAAGCGGATCGCGCGCGAACCGGTCGAGGTCTGGGCCGACATCTACCGCGACGGCGACGCCGTGATCGGCGCAGCGCTGATCTGGCGACAAGAGCAGGACCGCGAATGGCAGAGCGAGCCGATGATCCCTCACGGCAATGACCGCTGGTCCGGCGCGTTCACACCCGTCGAGCCCGGCAAATATGTCTATGCGATCGAAGCCTGGACCGACGAGTTCGCCACCTGGTCGCACGCGATCACGCGCAAGCAGCGCTCCGGTGCCGACGTCACCCTCGATGCGATCGAGGGCGCCGGCCTTCTGACCAAGGCGCATGGCGCGCAGCAGGACGCCGCCGCCGTCATCGTCAGGCAATGCGAGGATTATCTTCAGACCGGCGACGTTGCCCCGCTGCTGGCAACCGAGCTCGGCGCAGCCATGGCCGAGAGCCAGTCGCGGCCTGATCTGACGCGCTCGGCGCTATTCCCACTGTTCGTCGACCGCGACAAGGCACGCTTCGGCGCCTGGTATCAGATGATGCCGCGCAGCCAGAGCCTGGTGCCAGGACAGCATGGCACGCTCCGCGACTGCATCGCGCGCGTGCCCGACATCGCCGCGATGGGCTTTGACGTGCTCTACTTCACGCCGATTCATCCCATTGGCCGTACCCGGCGCAAGGGCCGCAACAACACGCCGGTGGCGGGCGACGGCGATCCCGGCTCGCCTTATGCGATCGGCGCCATTGAAGGCGGGCACGACGCGCTGCATCCCGAACTCGGCACGATCGAGGATTTTCGCGCGCTGGTCGCGACCTGCCTGGAATACGGGCTCGAGCTCGCGCTCGACTTCGCCGTGCAATGCTCGCCGGACCACCCGTGGCTGACACAGCATCCGGAATGGTTCAAATGGCGCCCGGACCGCTCGGTGCGGACGGCTGAGGGCCCCTATTCCGACATCGTCATCCCCGATTTCACGTCCGTCGACCGGGCTGGACTGTGGAACGCATTTCGCGACGCCATGCTGTTCTGGATCGACCACGGCGTCACCATCTTCGCCATCGACAATCACGACACCGCGCCGCTCGCCTTCTGGGAATGGCTCATCCGTGACATCCGCCGCCGGCATCCCGAGGTAATCCTGTTCTCCAAGACGTATGCCCGCCCGAAGCTGATGAAGGGCCTCGCCAAGCTCGGCTTCGCACAATCCTTCTGCTATTTCCCCTGGCGAACGGCGAAGTGGGAGCTGGAGCAATATCTCGGCGAGCTGACGCGCTATCCCGAACGTGACTTCTATCGGCCGAACCTGTTCGTGAGCACGCCCGACCTGCTGCCCTATCATCTGCAGGGCGGCGAGACCTGGACGTACAAATCGCGCGTCGCGCTGGCGGCGACCTTGTCCGGCAATTACGGCGTCTACAGCGGGTTCGAGTTGCTGGAGCACGACGCGATCCCCGGCCGCGAAGAGTATCTCGACTCCGAGAAATACCAGATCAAGCAGCGCGCCTGGGACAAGCCCGGCAATATCAAGACGTACATCACGGAGCTCAATCGCATCCGCAACGAAAATGCTGCGCTTCAGCAGGCGGCGAACCTGCGCTTCCTCGGCATCGAAGACGACGAGACGATCGCCTTCGTCAAGGAAGCGACCGACCCGGCCAACATCGTCGTGGCCGTGGTTGCGCTCTCGCGCCACGTACGCGAATTCTGGTTGCCGCTCGGCGACATCACGGTTGACGCCGGCGGGCAGCGACACCACGTGTCGGCACTCGAAAACCTCCTCACCGGCGAACAGGCCCGCATCGAATGGAGCGGGATCAGGTTGCGTATCGATCCCGACCGCGATCCGGCGCTGCTGTTCCGCTGCCTGGCGTAAAGGCGCACGCCATGAACGTATTGTCTTCCGTCGACACCAAGAAAGCCGAGGCTGCCGAGATCGTGGATGAACTCTGGTACAAGGACGCCATCATCTATCAGCTTCACGTCAAGGCGTTTGCTGACAGCAATCATGACGGCATCGGCGATTTCGCAGGGCTGACCGAGAAGCTGCCTTATCTCCAGGAGCTCGGCGTCACCGCGCTGTGGCTGCTACCGTTCTATCCTTCGCCCGGCCGTGACGACGGCTACGACATCGCCGACTACGGCGCGGTCAATCCCGATTTCGGGACGATGAAGGATTTCAAGCGCTTCATCCAGGAAGCGCAGAAACGCGGGCTGCGCGTCATCACCGAGCTCGTCGTCAACCACACCTCGGACCAGCACAATTGGTTCAAGCGCGCGCGCCGCAGCCCTCCGGGCTCGAGCGCCCGCAACTGGTATGTCTGGAGCGACACCGACCAGAAATACCAGGGCACCCGCATCATCTTCACCGACACCGAGAAGTCGAACTGGACCTGGGATCACGAGGCCGGCGCGTTCTATTGGCACCGCTTCTTCTCGCACCAGCCGGATCTCAATTTCGACAATCCGCGCGTCGTCAGCGCCCTGATCCAGGTGATGAAGCGCTGGCTCGATGCCGGCGTCGACGGCTTCCGTCTTGACGCCATTCCCTATCTCTGCGAGCGCGAAGGTACCTCGAACGAGAACCTCCCCGAGACGCATGCCATCATCAAGCGGCTGCGCCACGAGCTGGATTCCTACTCCAAGGGCAAGCTGCTGCTGGCCGAAGCCAATCAATGGCCGGAGGACGTGCAGGAATATTTCGGCCGGGGCGACGAGTGCCACATGGCCTACCACTTCCCGCTGATGCCGCGCATCTACATGGCGATCGCCCAGGAGGACCGTTTCCCGATCACCGACATCCTGCGCCAGACGCCGGACATTCCGGCGAGCTGCCAATGGGCGCTGTTCCTGCGCAACCATGACGAGCTGACGCTGGAGATGGTGACCGACGTCGAGCGCGACTATCTGTGGACCACCTACGCCAACGATCCGCGCGCCCGCATCAATGTCGGCATCCGCCGGCGCCTTGCGCCGCTGATGGACAACGACCGGCGCAAGATCGAGCTGATGAACTCGCTGCTGCTGTCCTTCCCCGGCACGCCGATCATCTATTACGGCGACGAGATCGGGATGGGCGACAACATCTATCTCGGCGACCGCAACGGCGTGCGCACGCCGATGCAGTGGAGCCCGGACCGCAATGGCGGCTTCTCGCGCTGCGACCCGGCCCGCCTCTACGCGCCGCTGATCATGGATCCGGTCTACGGCTACGAATCGGTGAACGTGGAGGCGCAGTCGCGCAGCCTGTCCTCGCTGCTCAGCGCGACCAAGCGCCTGATCTCGGTGCGCAAATCGACGCTCGCCTTCGGCCGCGGCACCATGACCTTCATCCGCCCGGCCAACCGCGCCGTGCTGGCCTATGTCCGGCAGTACCGCGACGAGGTGATCCTCTGCGTCGCCAATCTGTCGCGCGCGGCCCAGGCGACCGAGCTCGATCTGTCGCCCTGGAAGGACCGCATCCCGCAGGAGATGCTCGGCCGCACGCGTTTTCCGGCGATCGGCGAACTGCCCTACATGGTCACGCTGGGGCCCTATGGCTTCTACTGGTTCCAGCTCACCGAGCGCGATAAGTCCGAGCCGGTGACGCCGCGCGCTGTGCCGGAATTCGAGACGCTGGTGGTGCCGGTGAACTCGACCTGGGTGTCGCTGGCGCGCGAGCGCGGCGTGTTCGAGCACGAGGTGCTGCCGGGATTCCTGTCGCGCACGCGCTGGTATCCGGAGCACAATCCCAAGCAGATCAAGCCGACGCTGACCTCGGCGGTGCCGTTCTGCGACATCGGCGACAACAGGCCCTGGATCGCGTTCTTCGAGGTGGCGCAGGGCGACGTCACCACGCGCTACGTGCTGCCGATGCAGATTGAATGGGTGCGCTTCGACCGCGAACGCTTCAATCCGAGGGC
This genomic window contains:
- a CDS encoding maltotransferase domain-containing protein — encoded protein: MNKTIQTVESAAAGSTFLIEDVYPLIDGGRFAVKRIAREPVEVWADIYRDGDAVIGAALIWRQEQDREWQSEPMIPHGNDRWSGAFTPVEPGKYVYAIEAWTDEFATWSHAITRKQRSGADVTLDAIEGAGLLTKAHGAQQDAAAVIVRQCEDYLQTGDVAPLLATELGAAMAESQSRPDLTRSALFPLFVDRDKARFGAWYQMMPRSQSLVPGQHGTLRDCIARVPDIAAMGFDVLYFTPIHPIGRTRRKGRNNTPVAGDGDPGSPYAIGAIEGGHDALHPELGTIEDFRALVATCLEYGLELALDFAVQCSPDHPWLTQHPEWFKWRPDRSVRTAEGPYSDIVIPDFTSVDRAGLWNAFRDAMLFWIDHGVTIFAIDNHDTAPLAFWEWLIRDIRRRHPEVILFSKTYARPKLMKGLAKLGFAQSFCYFPWRTAKWELEQYLGELTRYPERDFYRPNLFVSTPDLLPYHLQGGETWTYKSRVALAATLSGNYGVYSGFELLEHDAIPGREEYLDSEKYQIKQRAWDKPGNIKTYITELNRIRNENAALQQAANLRFLGIEDDETIAFVKEATDPANIVVAVVALSRHVREFWLPLGDITVDAGGQRHHVSALENLLTGEQARIEWSGIRLRIDPDRDPALLFRCLA
- the treS gene encoding maltose alpha-D-glucosyltransferase: MNVLSSVDTKKAEAAEIVDELWYKDAIIYQLHVKAFADSNHDGIGDFAGLTEKLPYLQELGVTALWLLPFYPSPGRDDGYDIADYGAVNPDFGTMKDFKRFIQEAQKRGLRVITELVVNHTSDQHNWFKRARRSPPGSSARNWYVWSDTDQKYQGTRIIFTDTEKSNWTWDHEAGAFYWHRFFSHQPDLNFDNPRVVSALIQVMKRWLDAGVDGFRLDAIPYLCEREGTSNENLPETHAIIKRLRHELDSYSKGKLLLAEANQWPEDVQEYFGRGDECHMAYHFPLMPRIYMAIAQEDRFPITDILRQTPDIPASCQWALFLRNHDELTLEMVTDVERDYLWTTYANDPRARINVGIRRRLAPLMDNDRRKIELMNSLLLSFPGTPIIYYGDEIGMGDNIYLGDRNGVRTPMQWSPDRNGGFSRCDPARLYAPLIMDPVYGYESVNVEAQSRSLSSLLSATKRLISVRKSTLAFGRGTMTFIRPANRAVLAYVRQYRDEVILCVANLSRAAQATELDLSPWKDRIPQEMLGRTRFPAIGELPYMVTLGPYGFYWFQLTERDKSEPVTPRAVPEFETLVVPVNSTWVSLARERGVFEHEVLPGFLSRTRWYPEHNPKQIKPTLTSAVPFCDIGDNRPWIAFFEVAQGDVTTRYVLPMQIEWVRFDRERFNPRALAAVRQGAREGTLLDVATEQIFIGLFLRNLSQNLVVEENNLRLEFKATSRFAEYTIKEPERIRAIEQSNSTALVDNQYVAKIYRQLEAGINPEIEIGSYLTEIARFANTPALLGSVELVEDDRRSAVGVLHAYVENQGDGWGVTAGYLDRYIDEQRVLPPGEMPRETQEQAPYLHFITQIGRRLAELHVALAAAKPGDLAPEPIGSAQIKRWSSELKARAERVFERLAASTNGLREADRPLINQLAADRASLSGRLDALLPSEIGGLNIRHHGDFRLGQTLIVKDDIFIIDFDGDPRLPLADKRRKLPAARDVAGLIRSIDLSVNAALHRALTGASDEQGRLTAALDEWRERTTATFLTAYREAMTDRRLWPEDPQSAAGLLRFFLLDQAFEEVEYELSHRPEGLHAPLSGLLRILSSIESEAHA